The Coturnix japonica isolate 7356 chromosome 6, Coturnix japonica 2.1, whole genome shotgun sequence genomic sequence TTTTAGTGTGTGTGCCTTAGTATTCATTAAATTAACAGCTGTTACACACAAAGCTTCATTAAAAGCTTAATGAAGCTGTTCAGCCATATAAGTTTACAAGGAATGGCaagctttcttttttgattTGTCTATTGCATGCAGAAAATGTCTTGCCATTtcacaatgatttttttttttagtgatgGCAAAGCTCAGTTCTTTCTAGCCCTTTGAACGTGAAGGAATCTTTGAATGATCAATTTCTAACAAAATACTCCTATTTAATGGTTTTGAAGAATGGTTTAACTCAGCACTTCCTTATTTGACAGTTACAGAAAATGTAAACTGGGCAAATCTGGCATAGAAATAGCTACAGCAGACATGAAactttgtattgcttttttattgttatttttcagagtaGAGCCTGTAATAACTATTTTGTTTGCATCTTGCGTTGTTTTTGTAATGTCTGTTTTTTTTATAGAATTACTTTGATACTTGCCTACAATCATCAGGAAAAGTATTGGTTAGCTCATGTGCAACTGTAATTTACCCTTGATCTTTCATCCACAATCCATGTAATTAGACAGCAGCTGAATTACTTACCTAATCACTTCTAACAGAATTTtgaatatgttttctttaacagaaattaaagaagcacataaaaggaagaaaataatgaggGAGCGTTTCAAGCAAGAAGACAATATTGCTAGTGCTATGGTGATTTGGGTCAATGAAATACTACCTAACTGGGAAGGCATGTAAGTGAAGTTTTGCTCTGTAAATCCAGCAAGTGTagcttctctcttctctggAAACTGAGGACCcacatactttgtttttctttccatttgttttgcaaaattaGTTTTTGTTGATATTATTAAAGTACTGTATTTCATCATTACAGAGCAACATGAAATGTGCTTTTGGGAGCTCAgtgttgtgggttgtttttttattggGACTTTTACATAAGCAGCGATCACTGAATCTTGATTTGGGAAATAGCatgctatttttctttgaagctgCTCagtaattacagaaaacaagatgtataatacagctgcttttcttccctgcctCCCTGTTCTAGGCGTGCTACCCGGAAAGTTCGAGAGCTGTGGTGGCAGGGATTACCACCAAGTGTTCGTGGGAAGGTGTGGAGTCTAGCAGTGGGAAACGAGTTAAATATCACTCCTGGTATGAATTAACGTATTACATTAGAGCAAAATACAGATGgttattttcagttgaaatttAGGATTTCTTTGCATAGAATTAGATGTACTTTTTACAATTAGACAATCATAGCCTGGTAAGTTATGCAAAGAGAGttcaaaaattttaaaaatggtttAGTTTTATAAAAGAGTTGAGGGAGAATTGTTTAGTTCCTAAGTAATAATTTTGATGAATTGGGAGTGTTCCAATCCATTCACAAAGTAAAAATCTGGATGGTttgaaacatgattttttttcctgtagtttgAATATTCAGCACAGAATGAGGCATAAACTCTTTGTGGTGGTATTTCCAGTGGCTAGTTGTAACAATGCAGTAGGGATCTGCCTCTCACTCTCCCCACCCCTCAGTGGCAAGAAacaatcaagaaaaacaaagccaagtaTATATAGCGTGGAGACTTTTCTTAtctcattattttgtttctacttgCAGAACTCTATGAAATCTTCTTATCTAGAGCTAAAGAACGATGGAAAAGCTTCAGTGAAACAAGTTCTGAGAATGACGTAGAAGGTAAGACCTTCTAAATGCTAAACAgattcctatttatttttacacacaGTTTCACTACTTTGTCTGCATTTGCAGCATTAGGAATGTTTGCTAAAATACTCTGGGCCATATCCTACTTGTTTTTGTGTCAGGctgcattcagaagaaaattagattaaatacaaaaggaagagaactCAAGGCCCAGTTGAAATTCTTCTGGAAGTTCTTGAGTGGATGCTGCCAcctttgctgtgatttaaagAATGCCAGCCCTAGGATACAGgaagttttatataaaaatataatagaatAAAAACCAACTTTTTTCCTTAGGTCCTGAAAGACCTTATATACATGTGGCAGTTTTAGTCTGAAGCCTGTGGAATGATTTTATCACTTTCAATGActtttggttttgcttgcaGATGCTAGTGCATCTGTTGCTGATCGTGAGGCCAGCCTGGAGCTAATTAAGTTGGATATATCACGCACATTTCCATCCCTGTATATTTTCCAGAAGGTGAGAGTTCTGTAACTTTAGCTATACATTGAAAGGTCTGAGTAGTTAAACAAAAGGAGTAACCTAGCTAGCAAGTATGGAAAAGTTGTCAGAAGATCTTGTcgtaaaacaacaaaagtaaaattACTCGGTCCTTTTCTACATACAACAGCAAAGAGTCATGCCTTTTTTGATTGGATTAAGTTAGGATACTTACTGTGTTAAAGTGGTTTTTGTAAGTGAAGGACTAAtaaggctttttcttctgcaagaatTGCATGCAGTTCCTGTTATTGTTTAATGAAATTACATGTATGCCAATCTGTGAATATTCTCATGGCTTCTACAGAAATCCAGATGCATTTCAGTGCACGTTTTCaggttttataatttttatacaGAGATGTGCATGCAAGGATGTATAAAATAATCTGCATTATTGTATTATGGTAACTTGTGCTACCAAGAATTAAAATGGCCAGTGtctcaaaaggaaaaaccaacCTTGTTTATGTACCAGATGTATANNNNNNNNNNACTTTTCTCTTTACTAATGCGTAGGGTAAAAACTGGTGTTATTCTTCTATCTTTCTATAATGGCTGGATACCTACCTATATTTATAAACTGGTTTTGAAAagctctttttcccttctctcctcttgAATTAGGGTGGTCCCTATCATGATCTTCTGCATAGTGTTTTAGGAGCATATACATGTTATAGACCGGATGTGGGATATGTAAGTATTCTGAAATGTTTATAGTTTAGCAGATGTGCTTAAAATATTTGCCTGTTAGATAAGTAGATTCTCTAAACTTTATGCTACTAGAACCTCAAAACAATTTAAACCTTGTCACTTACTCATTTGATAGTAGTTACGGTGATGGTAATTCTTGTGGTCAATAAAATAGCTAAAAATGTATTGATATGACAGCTGAGAATACTGTTTCGTTCACACAAGgcactgtttttaaattgctATGTTCACATGGCATTCTAACTCTGTCAGACTCAGAGTATCTACGAAAAAAACCTGCCAGCAGCTTTCCAGGAAGCGCTCAGCCTGTTCTATCCCAGTGTTGTTCCCACTGCTGCTATTTCCATAGTAATGCCCTATGACTTAGTGGGTCACATCTTTAAAATCCAGCAACTCCACATTGGTTTTCCTACTGAAGGCTAATTTCTCCATTGGAATTTAGTGAGGATAAGATTGTTTGTAGCAAGAActtaaatatgttaaaaaaataattatgataaaataataaatctgaaCAGTATCAGCCTATGAAGGCAGCTAAGTAACAAAAGCTATTCTTACGTTTTGCCTTGGGGGGATCCTAGGAATGCTTCTCACAAGCTGTAATTGCTTTTGAGCTTAAGAACTTCAGGCTGATCTGTGCAACAGCATGTTATTTAGTCCTGGGtgtgttttcctctctgtcaGATATGCTTACTACTCTGCATCAATATCTAGCTGGCTTTtcatgtttaaatgtttttaattctgtcaTCTGTGAAATCATTTTTGGAGACCATAGTGTTTAAGTGAGATTACAGACTGCGGATTCTGAGACTGCTTTGTTCCAGGGTGGAGTTTTAAAGGGCAAATTAGTAATTTTTCATGAATGGGTCTTTGCTTTCTCCCTAGGAAAAGATAATACAACTGCAGCTACATTAAATGTTTCTGAtcacacatttttaatgttaatatgACAGTAAATTCAGTCTTATTTCTGTAGCCATTCATATCACaaaaaatggaaagctgctggaCTGTTTCTGATGCATATCAATACTTTATTCCCCTACGTGGTTAAAATAttaagtgcattttaaaaatgaggaGCAGGCAGCATAAATGCCTAGAAACAGCAGAATTATCATAATTGCAGCTGAAATtggtaaaattatttttagtaatatttatttttagtacaaTGAATATTCAGATTATCACTTAACAACTACGTGAATGATAGTCTCCACTTACTGCAgactgaagtgatttttttataaGAAAGTAAtcacaaaaatggaaaaatgtagaGCTAACCACTTGAAAGTAATTTTATGTATGTGAACAAACACTGTTTGGCAATTGGGAAGATGCATATTGACTGTTCTAAAACTGAATTTTGTCTCAATTCCAACGTATCTGCCTGGGTCTAAACTGTCCCATATGTGAGATTTTTCCTCATGTCTGCTTTTCTCACAGCTTAACAATGAACTTAAAGCCAAGTTGTGTCTTGTTTCCAGCCTgtgtggttttcattttcttgcattccAGGTTCTGGGAGTTTTCATGATTACAAGTCAAGGAACTTCTATCATGCTTCTGAAACCTGCATCTGAAGAGACATTCATGTTGAAATCTAATTAGCTGCATGTATAGAAGTTATTTATCCTTGATGGTTTTGTTCATCTGGAAATTGTGTGTAATGGTGTTTGATGTACTGCAGGCtgataaatatttgcatttccaaAGATATACTGAACTTACTCACCTATGTTTGCCTGATGCTTTTCCCACCTGAAGGTACAAGGGATGTCcttcattgctgctgtgctcattCTCAATCTGGAAGAGGCAGATGCTTTCATTGCCTTTGCTAACCTTCTAAACAAGCCATGCCAGCTGGCCTTTTTCCGTGTGGATCACAGCATGGTATGCACAcagttttctggttttgaacCTTAGCATTCTTTTGACTTGGAGCATATTTGACTTGTTGATGACTTCCTGTTGTCCTCTTGGATAACGGAGAACTCTAACCTGTGGTTACAAAAATGAGAATACCAGATACTAATCCATAGAATGTGTTCTCCTGTTTTGACATTTCCTCTAGAAACACTTGTTTTCCTTGTCCTAGGGAGTCATATTGTGCTATATTGAGATCTTCAGGTCTTGGTGGAATTTATTTTATGActcagctttcttttaatgATTGCTTATGAAGTTCTTTACTGTTTCTGCAGATGCTGAAATACTTTGCAGCCTTTGAAGtattctttgaagaaaatcttcccaaattgtttcttcatttcaaatcaTACAGTCTCACTCCAGACATATATTTGATAGACTGGTGagttcagagaagaaagcaaacctAATGTTGAAGTGCTGGAACGCTTTGTATTTTGCTATAGTTCGGGCTTTTACTCAACTGTCAGATATGAGTCAGttatgtaaatataaatagGGGAGAGGAGGCTACTACATTGTATTTGTTTATGACTGATGGTAAGTGACTcgataaaatgaacaaaatcagCTGCTGAAGAAAGTAAGAGAATAGGAATATATTCTTGAAAGTAAAGGGTCAATGGAATACAGCCTGTAGTACAGGAAAGGGTAAACTTGGAAATATGAGTATTTTGAAGTAATGAATATTTGAAAGTACTGAACTGTTTTGTCTGTAATGGAAGCCAGTAATGCAGGCATCTTTCAAGTGTGTGTAGTGCTGCCAGATATTGAATGTTTCTGCCAAAGTGTCTGTAAAGTATCTGTTCATATATCATTATTATATGGGTTAGAATTTTCTAATAGTGTTAATTGAATTAGATAGAATTCAATAATACAAAAATGGCATGTCATCCAAGTACTTGGGGATGAAGAacttctgctgtcatctgctgTAGGATGCAGTTTTGCAGTAAGTTGGAAGTCTTAGCAGGAGCTCAGATTATACAATAGCAGCTCTGAGACAGGAGTGTGGTGCAGCCCAGAGGTTATACAAATATGTGTTATGCAAGTAGTGCTGCTGTACTAAGTCCTAGAATACTCTGCTTCAGATTATTTGTGAGAAATGAAGGTTTTACAACGTGCTGCCTAGAGCAGACTGCATTTTCTGCCtgtatatttcttaaaatagaCTTCTTAATACTAAACACAATTGGTCGTTATCttttaacagcaaaacacagactagatttttttttaaatttttaacatgattataaattttaaatacattgcACTGAAAATTCAGTAACTATATTTGTAGCAGTGGGATGTAGCATTCTACTGAGGTATTTACAGCTTTAGATTTAGTTCAAAATCAAGTGATGAACAGAGCTGTTAGACTGCGTTGTTTAAATAATGGGAAAGGTTAAATTACACTTTTGAGCTTTGTGGCTCAAGTTCATATTTGTATATGTCACCTGTTTGAGTGTAAAGATGTTTGTAACTTCTCTAGCTATAGCTTCTTAAGGGAGGTGGCTTTCAAATAGAGGGTTGCCTGTAGCATGGAAAGAGATTGGTTTTGGAATAGCAATTCTGAATTGAAAAtatgttataaaaatataaatatgtgaAATACAGATGAGTAGGAATGCTTGGAGTGATTATCTGCTCTCTTAGCTGACTTAACTGAGATTTAAAGGAGGTGTTGTACTTTAATGTTTCTGAAGTAGCTTAAGTTataattctgccttttttctcAATTGCAGGATTTTTACACTCTACAGCAAGTCGTTGCCACTTGATCTGGCCTGTCGTGTCTGGGATGTTTTCTGTAGAGATGGGGAAGAATTTTTGTTTAGGACAGGGCTAGGGATCCTTCGGTTATATGAAGATATTCTCCTACAGATGGACTTTATTCATATAGCACAGTTTCTAACAAAACTTCCAGAAGATATCACATCAGAAAAACTTTTTAGTTGTATTGCAGCTATTCAGATGCAGAATAGTAACAAAAAATGGGCACAGGTGAGTTTGatgtatatgcatataaaaacaCACTCATGTCTGCACATATGTACATGGGGCACTTTTAGTGACTGTGCTACACGCCTGACTTCACAGCAGTTGGTAGCAGCTGTGTCTCATGTTCatgtgacattttgtttttagatttgTCTCTGATGGGAGATGCATCATGGTTGTGTATTCAAATAGAATCTCAGTTTTTGTCATTGAGAtggttactttttttccctcctcttgAAAAGCAAATTCAGCGCTGTATACTAATTTGGGGAGCAATAAAATAGTTGTTAAAGAATCCCTAGCTTTTAGTACAAAATGCTATGGGAAGACAAATGTGTAAACCAAATTCTATTTGAAACTGACTCAGTGTAGTCTAAAGTAAATTGTAATAAGACCCAATTagataaaaagggaagaaaaaatctCTTCAAACAGCTTCATAGTGGggtctttaaaataattctccACCTTCTGATCCCTGTATGGGAATTCCTCCCAGTTCTGATGGAAAATACCCGTATGACAAATAATTggaattgctgctgctgaaacctACAGCTAAGCACAAGGGTGAAGCAGAAGGTTTGGCAGAAAAACTGGCTTGTGTTCTTGGCTCAACTCCTAATGCCAACTGAGATGTGAGGAATAGCTGGAAAGTAAAAGATGACTTGGGAATTGTTTATGTATCTTCCCATATCCATGAGATCAGTTTTCCCTAATTGTTTTTTATGAGTTTTCCCTAAGATGGTAGAAGAAACCTGTTAGATTTTGTAAGCATGTAGTGGTAACTGACTCTTCCTTTCTAGTGTCTCACTTTAGAAAGTTATTTCCATGCTAATCTTGTTGTGGTTAATTTTTTGTAGGGCTAACTTTTCTATATCTATTAAATCTGTGTTTCCAGGTGTTTGCCTCACTTATGAAGGACAACAAAGA encodes the following:
- the TBC1D12 gene encoding TBC1 domain family member 12 isoform X3 translates to MEDTSGYGLPADVYLPYYQLNFFTKRTKELKPAVQSAPGWKLFGKVPPRENLPKDSKIIQQDDNSGSLASISALSLLNTGEYEARTGRMYKPPPPSARRKNIEFEPLSTTALILEDRPANLPAKSVEEALRHRQEYDEMVAEAKKREIKEAHKRKKIMRERFKQEDNIASAMVIWVNEILPNWEGMRATRKVRELWWQGLPPSVRGKVWSLAVGNELNITPELYEIFLSRAKERWKSFSETSSENDVEDASASVADREASLELIKLDISRTFPSLYIFQKGGPYHDLLHSVLGAYTCYRPDVGYVQGMSFIAAVLILNLEEADAFIAFANLLNKPCQLAFFRVDHSMMLKYFAAFEVFFEENLPKLFLHFKSYSLTPDIYLIDWIFTLYSKSLPLDLACRVWDVFCRDGEEFLFRTGLGILRLYEDILLQMDFIHIAQFLTKLPEDITSEKLFSCIAAIQMQNSNKKWAQVFASLMKDNKEGDKNHSPALKS